CTCAGGGAACGCACCGGAAAATATCTGTATCCATGAACAATTTTAAGGATCCGTTTGTAAAAGCCTACTGGGGGAGAATGAAGTGAATCCaacagaagaaaaacatgatttttgttgttattgccCTATGCAGAATCGATACAAGTTATAAGCGTAAACTGCTTTGGGTTGCTCACCTGTGATGATGAACCAAAGCTCTTAGAGCCCCGCCACACAACTTCAAGagttttttcatcttttctctttGCTCTGTCTTGATAGTCAATCCGTGCAAAGAATAGAGAGTCAAATCCAACCTATTGCAACAAGAGTAACGCAGCTTAAGAAACAACTACCAATGtacggaaaaaaaaaatctgtttgTAAAATACTTCGATTGCATTTTCCCCGGCCAAGTTAATGCTACCTCTGCCCCCAACAAGTAGGCCTGAACAGCAGAATGTCCAAATGGATCAATCTGCCACCCTATTCTCGGAGTCACTCCAAATTCTTCATTCAGAAATTGATGTCCAAGAGTTGTCTGATCAATCATGTCAATGTAATGAGTAGCAGCCTCATCATGCATACAAAAACCTCCATTTCTGCAACCCATAACCTTAGCATTTAAAGTAGTGTCATCGAAACTGAAAGCTATTAATACATTAAAGCAGAAGAACATTCATCATGACCAATTTTCATTGACTTCCtataataagaacaaaaatattgcTTCATTCAGTTATTAGAGGGTATGAAGGTGGAAAAGTAGATTGCTTGTGAATCTTTCAAATCCACACTTCCTACAGAGATAGAAGATAAGATAAGCGAATACATGAACTCCAATTGACCAGATTTGACCAGCCCCTTGACTATGTTCCGAATATCATCACTTTGTTCTCTCCACCATCGCTGAAAAAATGCCTGTAATACAACCAGAGCAAAGAACAACTTACAAAGGACTAACTCAAATACAAAACACCACTTATCTTCAATGCTTTTATCATATCACCACTCAATGTGAGATATCCCAACTCTTACCTGCTCAACATAAATGAACTTTCGATTCTTGTCAGCCGACAATGCGGGTACCAGGGAATCGAGCACGTTCTGAACGCATGCTCCCTGCCCccaaaagttaaaatgaaaacattgaATGCAACTGAGAGACAGCATGTATGTGTGGGAGTGAGATTGAGAATGACCTGAATTGAGTTGTTGGAGCCAACATAATACTGATCAATGGTCTTCAACCAGCCAACATCGTCATGAGTGTGAGGGACCAAATGAACGTTGATCTTGCCAGGGTCAATGGATGTTGTTGTGTTATACCTTATATACTTAGATTCTGAGGAAATTACACACCCCAACAAGAGTACAACCCATAGCACACACAACCCAGTAGTGTTCTCCATGAAGAACACTCTTAATTGAACTGATATAAGTCTAAggaaatttgtttatttaaaataatggcGATAAGGATCTCCGCTATTTTTGTCGCAGTTATTGTCTTTTGTTCTGATCCCACTGATTCCTATAGATGGACGTTAGATAAATAGAGTATGAAGAAGTCACTGTCAGTTTAGGATTTCGAAGCTAAAAAGACTATTGATAAGGTTGGTGATCCCCGCTGTCCCTAATGAGAACAAGTTATTCCACTCCTTGCTACTCTCACCAACTAGTAACTGTTTAGTGTGTGGCTTGTAACAATAAGAATGATACTTTGACAGaaaacttttacattcattttttacattattttttattattttttattttcttcatttatataaaaaaatataaaaatttactttttataattattttattattttacttttgtattatatcatataaatatgaaaatatgtcattttatcattattcttcttacaaatatagtaattaattaataataaaattttattgtgattattttttagttaagaCTTAATAGCCCTTTTTAGTTCCCGGTTTTGCTTATCATCCTCATAAAGGTCCCTGGTTTTTAAAAAAGAGTCAATTTGATTCCTGGATGGAAAATATTGTGTCAATATAGTCCCTTTAATTAAATCCTATCAAATGGAGTTAATGCATTGGTGACGTGGGTCGTGACGTgtcattattcttctttttatttttacttttcttgtaTTATCGTCATTTACTGTActtatttatgaatataaatattatttttaaatttcatttatcatatttttaataatgtttttgttaCAAAGTTTAATGACTTTTTATACCAGGAGTGGTTATACTCGATGTAAACCATAAATGATTAAACTCgttatatctttttaaagatAGTGGAACTCTTTAAGAATGCTTGAAGGAAAACTGGACGTAGTTTAGttggagtgaaccagtataaaaataagtcTTTTCTTTGTAATCCTTTTACTGACTTTCTAAACGttttataaaaatctttaaGTATTCAACACTGTCTACACACCGTCTAACCCCTACAAACAAAATTTAGTACTAAATTGAGAAAAGATTTGTACACTCTATTCAAACTCCTTTTTCTAGAATTTATCTATTGCTTCATTGGATTGAGCTTTTAAAGCGGACAAAGAAAAGATCCACATTTAAATGATTATACAATGCTTAAGTTAAgctaataagaaaacataaattaatgaataaatgaaAAGCATATATTAAGTACTGAGTAACTAGAtactacattttatatatatatatatatatatatatatatatatatatatatattacctcCTTAATTACAATCTTACATCATAATCTCATTGATTTTATCTCATTCCATAACATTTATTCCAAGATAATCATACTTCATGAAGTAcaacatttgaaatataaagtGCAACCttatattatgattaaataaCCTTTAAAGCATCTatgaataaatttagaaaattaaaacatattataaaagataaGAGTGTATAACTTAAGTGATGTCTActaagatattatatttaaaaacaaagcCTGTCAAAACTTAGAAAGACGTCACCTTGTTAACTTGTAACTATAACTTCATTCTATATTTCCATTAAATCTGAAGTTGGAACCGTTAATTGTTCATCACTTTAGTGCCACTCAAGCATCAACTCAACGTTCAAGGAAAAATTAAAAGCTTAGTTGGGCCGGGTCACTAGGACCCAAATCGTGTGGTGTCAGGCCCATGTATCAGAGGTGCCCTCTAATATAAACATATTCCCTCCATCCGGTTTCCTCCATCGAAAACAAAATCGACTATGGAAAGCGCGGACACGAACAGCGAAGTGGAAAATGACGCAGAAATGAAGATCTTGAGAGACAAATTCAGGCTCTCTGCAATCGCCATCACCGAATCTCAAGGttcaattcttcttcttcttctcacgaatgtcatttttttcattCGTTTGAGATTCGAGTTCCTAATTATCATGCACGGCAATTCAATTATGCAGCAAAACATAACGGCATGACAGTTTCAAAAGTAGTAGTCACTTGCATCGCGGACTTAGCCTTCAAGTATACAGGTAACAAACATTACCGTAGTTTCGCTGCACATTCCTTTTCTGCCGGCACCTTGTTAGAGTGAACTTAAACAGCACCGTGTATTATAATCGTGTGATTGCAATGTGTATGACATAATGTCCCTTACGAGTGTATCAATATAGCAGTGCATATATCTTATGTTTTAGGTTTTATTATATGCGAGTGTTGAgcataaataatgaaattgaagGAAACTGTTATGTGAGCAGAGGGTGTGGCTAAGGATCTTCGTCTGTTTGCTCAACATGCGAATCGTAAATCTGTAAATATGGAAGATGTGATACTCTGTGGTTAGTTTCATAACCTTTGAATGTTTTTCAAGAGAACGAAAATGAGTTTTGTTTATATCTGTttaattttgtgtattttggtTTAAAGCACATAGGAATGAACATCTATCTGGCTTGTTGAGGACGTTTTCCAATGATTTAAAAGTCAAAGATCCTCAATCTGAAAGGAAACGAAAGAAAGAGACCAAAAAGAACGACAAATGAACCGCTTAGCGCTTATGCCTGATGCACATATATGGTCCGTTCTGTATTGGTACCGTTggaaaaatttatgtatattttctttcctatctatgtttttagttatataattttaggGCAAATTTTATATGCAGTTTCTCCTAGTAtactattttaagaaatatgtaCAAAATATGTCGAGAGATGTCCGTTTACTAGAGCAGATTTTTCCTGATTAGTGTTGTTGACCCGTATAATGCTAGAGCGAGTTACCAAACTGAACTGGTTTGGCATAGTGATGATATGATACTATCTAATAGTTGGTTATTTTGTAAAAGTGGTATTTACTGAAGGTACATGCAAACATGTGGCAAGAGAAGTTAGAACtgattgtttaaaaataagGGTAACAAAGGATAGTTCCTGGAAAACAGGGTGTCATGGCTGAAACGTAAAAAGCAAGGGGCGCCATGTAAATATCTCAGAGTAGTTGTTCACAATAAATTCTAAACTTTTAAGTAGGCAACAACAAAACATTGAAATACTCAATATTCTTTTAGGTTTTTGAAAATCATTCTATAGGTTTTAGTTAGAAAGAAccatatcaaaataaattcaatatgaatctttattttaatttatgtcaaTTTTCAACCCCTCAAATCCAATTTCTCAACTTCTCATATTTTCTACATTCCAAAAGTTTATCCAAATATGagcaattttaaatttcatgttttCCTTTAGATTTTCCATTATTCAAATACTACAATTTAATTGCACCATATGGCACTTTAAAATTGATACTAATTGGAGACAATCTAGTGAAAATGATCAATAAACAAAACATGAGTGTTTATGAATCTCAAATTCCCCTAATTTACACCAAATTAGGTTGCATAATTTTATCCtataaaaaagagttaaataaaaaataataaaaggttgTTTCAAACTAGAGTCAATTATCATATTCTAAATATGCTTTAGAGTTTGATGACTTTTTAGGTTAAGAGGGAGTGCATTTGTAAATAATGTTTCGCTTGAATTCTTTACTAATgtgaaatttttgaacaatatcACCACAAATTCCCCAGATAAATTCAAGAAAGAGGAGTTTGAATAGAgtgtacaatttttttctcaatttagtACTAAACTTTGTTTGTAGCGGTTAGACGGTGTATAAACAGTGTTAAATActtaagaatttttataaagCGTTTAGAAAGTCAGTAAAAGGATAACAAAGAAAAGActtgtttttatactagttcactctaACTAAACTACGTCTAGTTTTCCTTCAAGCATTCTTAAAGGGTTCCAATatctttaaaaagatataacGAGTTTAATCATTTCTGGTTTACATCGAGTATAACCACTCCTAGTATACGATAGTCCATTTAGCTATAAACGTTTGAATCCCCCCTAAGTTAAATAACTAAGTGTTTTAAATCACTTCTGattatccaaaaataataaaacaagtaCATATTGAAAAACTCTCTTAAAGAGGAGTTAGATCAATGAAGAGTATATTTGGAAAACTTGTTACAaagaattttgattttcaaagaGTTAGACGACGCAAGAATACGAGAATATTGACAGTGTAAAAGTATGTATAGTTATTATTGTTGATTCTTCTTTTCCTGCGCTTTTCTTTATATagacagtttcaaaaataaaaatgattcgTTACTCCAAAACATTGACTTTGAAGTAGGTGTGTAGCCTTTCATACAAGGTTGGATGCTATGTTGTGTTAAGACAAGCTAAGATCATCTATGATATctttggttttgaagtttaacaaacaatattaaatgaagTAGTCTTGAGAGCAATCTTGAGTCCTCAAATATACAAAGGAGTATAAACAAAGAACATTTTACAATGGTCAAAACACTAAAAGTTAGAAAAACAACATAGAAACTCAAAGTATAGATTAAAAAGCGTATACACAAGTCTAATAAAAGGTTGTGTGTTAAGATCTCAGCAAGTGTATCGAAtcttatcaagtaatataaaatggtaagaccaagtattgtaaCACCCCAACAACTTAcaaggactgttgactgcccccacacatcaacacgagactttccaatgtgctttgtcctcactcgcacatttTCCACATTTTCCGGGAAAACATCCCAAAAGGTCACCcctccctaaattactccaggctaagcacgcttaatcATGAaattcttatgggttaggctaccgaaaaaaagaagggatttacCGACGGACAAAAGCCCTCAGTATGGAccaaaagccgtcggtaaaCCCCCCTTACCGACGGCCTTTCGACGGCTCCAAAGCCGTCGGTAATTTGCTTGTCGGAAACTTTACCGACAGCCTTTTGGCCCTCGGTATTACCGACGGCctaaaagccctcggtaataccgaaggccacaggccgtgggtaataccgaaggccacaaGGTcgtgggtaataccgaaggccatgAGGCCCTCAGTAACGCTGTTCGAAAGTGTGTTAGCGACGGCCTGAAGGCCGTTTGTAATTTTGACAGTCTTTTTTGAAGCCAATTTGCTTCTCtattaaacccaaaacctgCAAATGAGAAATCAACAATCCCAAACAGCAATTTATCCAGACAACATCAATTCCAAACATCAATCCCAAATgtaatcattcaacattcatc
This DNA window, taken from Vigna radiata var. radiata cultivar VC1973A chromosome 5, Vradiata_ver6, whole genome shotgun sequence, encodes the following:
- the LOC106761741 gene encoding protein MHF1 homolog, whose translation is MESADTNSEVENDAEMKILRDKFRLSAIAITESQAKHNGMTVSKVVVTCIADLAFKYTEGVAKDLRLFAQHANRKSVNMEDVILCAHRNEHLSGLLRTFSNDLKVKDPQSERKRKKETKKNDK